A region from the Chloroflexia bacterium SDU3-3 genome encodes:
- a CDS encoding threonine synthase, with protein sequence MLIEHYREFLPVTDQTPRLTLHEGGTPLINSPRLAAALGVRELHIKFEGMNPTGSFKDRGMVMAVAKALESGAKSIICASTGNTSASAAAYAARAGIEAIVVVPAGKIALGKLAQALMYGARLLVIEGNFDQALNIVRDLADEFPTTLVNSVNRFRVEGQTTGAYEICDALGRAPDGLCLPVGNAGNITAYWLGFKRYFEAGKVGSRPKMLGFQAAGAAPIVLGAPVEHPETVATAIRIGNPASWQYAVAARDESGGLIDAVTDEEIMAAWRDLARLEGIFCEPASAAGIAGLRKLIQQGRAEPDACYAAVVTGHGLKDPNLAVEQFEKPTPVAAEMDKIVQWLGW encoded by the coding sequence ATGCTCATCGAACACTACCGCGAGTTCCTGCCCGTCACCGACCAGACGCCCCGCCTGACCCTGCACGAGGGCGGCACCCCCCTGATCAACTCGCCCCGGCTGGCCGCCGCGCTGGGCGTGCGCGAGCTCCACATCAAGTTTGAGGGCATGAACCCCACCGGCTCGTTCAAAGATCGCGGCATGGTGATGGCGGTGGCCAAGGCGCTGGAGAGCGGCGCGAAGTCGATCATCTGCGCCTCGACCGGCAACACCTCGGCCTCGGCGGCGGCGTATGCGGCCCGCGCGGGCATCGAGGCGATCGTGGTGGTGCCTGCGGGCAAGATCGCGCTGGGCAAGCTGGCCCAGGCGCTGATGTACGGCGCGCGGCTGCTGGTGATCGAGGGCAACTTCGACCAGGCGCTGAACATTGTGCGCGACCTGGCCGACGAGTTCCCGACCACGCTGGTGAACTCAGTGAACCGCTTCCGCGTGGAGGGCCAGACGACGGGCGCATACGAGATCTGCGACGCGCTAGGCCGCGCCCCCGACGGGCTATGCCTGCCGGTGGGCAACGCGGGCAACATCACGGCCTACTGGCTGGGCTTCAAGCGCTACTTCGAGGCGGGCAAGGTGGGCAGCCGCCCCAAGATGCTGGGCTTCCAGGCCGCCGGTGCCGCGCCGATCGTGCTGGGCGCGCCGGTGGAGCACCCCGAGACGGTGGCGACGGCCATTCGGATCGGCAACCCGGCGAGCTGGCAGTACGCCGTGGCGGCCCGCGACGAGTCGGGCGGCCTGATCGACGCGGTGACGGACGAGGAGATCATGGCGGCCTGGCGCGACCTAGCGCGGCTGGAGGGCATCTTCTGCGAGCCGGCCTCGGCGGCGGGCATCGCCGGGCTGCGAAAGCTCATCCAGCAGGGCCGCGCCGAGCCGGATGCCTGCTACGCGGCGGTGGTGACGGGCCACGGCCTGAAAGACCCGAACTTGGCGGTCGAGCAGTTCGAGAAGCCTACGCCGGTGGCTGCGGAGATGGACAAGATCGTTCAGTGGCTGGGCTGGTAG
- a CDS encoding ketoacyl-ACP synthase III codes for MSHYAAITGWGMAVPERRLTNADLERMVETSDEWITTRTGIRERRIVGPGESTSTLATEAGRRALAKAGIEPGQIDLVILSTCTPDRPFPATACTVQNNLGITGAPAFDLAAACSGFVYGLNVATSMVRAGAAKNVLFIAADVFTKYINWNDRNTCVLFGDGAGAVVLQATDESLGMLSCVMGADGGSEDLMAVDAGGSRLPATPELLEQGRQYVYMNGREIFKLAVRGMGDSSTEAMARAGVATDQIELVIPHQANLRIIDAAAKRLGVPMERVMVNIDRYGNTSAATIPIALVEAAEQGRLHEGGHVLLTAFGGGLTWASAVVRWGRP; via the coding sequence ATGTCACACTACGCAGCGATTACGGGATGGGGTATGGCCGTGCCCGAGCGTCGGCTGACCAACGCCGATCTCGAGCGCATGGTCGAGACGTCGGATGAGTGGATCACCACCCGCACGGGCATCCGCGAGCGCCGTATCGTGGGGCCAGGCGAGAGCACATCCACGCTCGCCACCGAGGCGGGCCGCCGCGCGCTGGCCAAGGCCGGCATCGAGCCCGGCCAGATCGACCTCGTCATCCTTTCCACCTGCACCCCCGACCGCCCATTCCCCGCCACCGCATGCACGGTCCAGAACAACCTCGGCATCACCGGCGCGCCCGCCTTCGATCTGGCGGCGGCGTGCAGCGGCTTCGTGTATGGCCTGAATGTGGCCACTAGCATGGTGCGCGCGGGCGCGGCCAAGAACGTGCTGTTTATCGCCGCCGATGTCTTCACCAAGTACATCAACTGGAATGACCGCAACACCTGCGTGCTGTTTGGCGACGGCGCGGGCGCGGTGGTGCTGCAGGCCACCGATGAGTCGCTGGGCATGCTCTCCTGCGTGATGGGGGCCGACGGCGGCAGCGAGGACTTGATGGCGGTGGATGCGGGCGGCTCGCGCCTGCCAGCCACGCCCGAGCTGCTGGAGCAGGGCCGCCAGTACGTGTACATGAACGGGCGCGAGATCTTCAAGCTGGCCGTGCGCGGCATGGGCGACTCGTCGACCGAGGCGATGGCGCGGGCGGGCGTGGCCACCGACCAGATCGAGCTGGTCATCCCCCACCAGGCCAACCTGCGGATCATCGACGCGGCGGCCAAGCGCTTGGGCGTGCCCATGGAGCGCGTGATGGTGAACATCGACCGCTACGGCAACACGTCGGCTGCCACCATCCCCATAGCGCTGGTGGAGGCCGCCGAGCAGGGCCGCCTGCACGAGGGCGGCCACGTGCTGCTCACCGCGTTCGGCGGCGGGCTGACATGGGCCTCGGCGGTGGTGCGCTGGGGGCGGCCCTAG
- a CDS encoding SDR family oxidoreductase, whose protein sequence is MNFQGQTALVTGGSGGIGRSIVRMLAERGAQVLAGYHTHGDRAEELVASCAGLDGGVAAHYVDVRSKDSADAFVQAGIERWGKVDILINCAGFVDYAPLLDVSTSQWREVMDTNLNGVYRLCKAVLRPMMKQRSGRVVNVAALHGAAGGPQQADYSAATGAILGFTRAFAREAAAWNITANAVAPGLIETPQLDVLPEERRAWGEKVIALRRVGTPDEAAAAVVFLASPLASYITGQTLYVDGGWRMT, encoded by the coding sequence ATGAACTTTCAAGGCCAGACAGCCCTCGTCACCGGCGGATCGGGTGGGATCGGGCGGAGTATCGTACGAATGCTGGCCGAGCGCGGCGCGCAGGTGCTGGCTGGCTACCACACCCACGGCGACCGCGCCGAGGAGCTGGTGGCGAGCTGCGCTGGCCTGGATGGCGGTGTGGCGGCCCACTATGTGGATGTGCGCTCGAAGGATTCGGCGGATGCCTTCGTGCAGGCCGGGATCGAGCGCTGGGGCAAGGTGGACATCCTGATCAACTGCGCGGGGTTTGTGGACTACGCGCCGCTGCTGGATGTGAGCACCAGCCAGTGGCGCGAGGTGATGGACACCAACCTGAACGGGGTGTACCGGCTGTGCAAGGCGGTGCTGCGCCCGATGATGAAGCAGCGCAGCGGTCGGGTGGTGAACGTGGCCGCGCTGCACGGTGCGGCGGGCGGCCCGCAGCAGGCCGACTACTCGGCGGCCACCGGGGCGATCCTGGGCTTCACCCGTGCGTTCGCCCGCGAGGCGGCGGCCTGGAACATCACGGCCAATGCGGTTGCCCCCGGCCTGATCGAGACGCCGCAGCTGGATGTGCTGCCCGAGGAGCGCCGCGCTTGGGGCGAGAAGGTGATCGCGCTGCGCCGCGTGGGCACGCCCGACGAGGCGGCGGCGGCGGTGGTGTTTCTGGCCTCGCCGCTGGCGTCGTACATCACTGGGCAGACGCTGTATGTGGATGGCGGCTGGCGCATGACCTAG
- a CDS encoding aspartate kinase, which translates to MSLLVMKFGGTSVGSAAAIAQLVSIAVDQRKTWDQVGVVVSAMSGVTDMLIGGAKAAAAGDDAPYQANAAKMRQKHAEALAELAGESEDTRAVLATINGLIDDFELLCRSVHVLGDLTPRAHDAIASLGERMSARLVACAMRARGLDSESIDATEFVVTSDEFSSAVPLHVQTRALAAVRVRPVLERGAVPVMTGYIGATESGVTTTLGRGGSDYSGAIIGSALDADEVAIYTDVDGVMTTDPRLAKNARVLPVLSFLEMSELAYFGAKVLHPRTVRPCVERGIPLRIRNTFNPEHEGTLLVQQAEDDGRAVRAVAAIKDLSMVTVEGRGMIGVPGVAAKTFGSVAAAGANVLMISQASSEQSICFVVPAASASATVAALEDGLRHELERRDIDRIWAREGIVIVTAVGAGMRERPGVAAQVLTSLSSQGINVIAIAQGSSECAISVVVGAQDGDAAVRAIHELAI; encoded by the coding sequence ATGTCGCTGCTTGTGATGAAATTTGGCGGCACCTCGGTGGGCAGCGCGGCGGCAATCGCGCAGCTGGTGTCGATAGCGGTGGATCAGCGGAAGACCTGGGATCAGGTGGGCGTGGTGGTCTCGGCCATGAGCGGCGTGACCGACATGCTTATCGGCGGGGCCAAGGCGGCGGCGGCGGGCGATGATGCGCCGTACCAGGCCAACGCGGCCAAGATGCGCCAGAAGCACGCCGAGGCGCTGGCCGAGCTGGCGGGCGAGAGCGAGGACACCCGCGCGGTGCTGGCCACGATCAACGGCCTGATCGACGACTTCGAGCTGCTGTGCCGCAGCGTACACGTGCTGGGCGACCTGACGCCGCGCGCCCACGATGCGATCGCCAGCCTGGGCGAGCGCATGAGCGCGCGGCTGGTGGCCTGCGCCATGCGGGCCAGGGGCCTGGACTCGGAGTCGATCGACGCGACCGAGTTTGTGGTGACGAGCGACGAGTTCAGCAGCGCGGTGCCGCTGCACGTGCAGACACGGGCCTTGGCCGCCGTGCGCGTGCGCCCCGTGCTGGAGCGCGGCGCGGTGCCGGTGATGACGGGCTACATCGGCGCGACCGAGAGCGGCGTGACCACCACGCTGGGGCGCGGCGGGTCGGACTACTCGGGCGCGATCATCGGCTCGGCGCTGGACGCCGACGAGGTGGCGATCTACACCGACGTGGACGGCGTGATGACGACCGACCCGCGCCTGGCCAAGAACGCCCGCGTGCTGCCGGTGCTGTCGTTCTTGGAGATGAGCGAGCTGGCCTACTTCGGGGCCAAGGTGCTGCACCCCCGCACGGTGCGGCCCTGCGTCGAGCGCGGCATCCCGCTGCGCATCCGCAACACCTTCAACCCCGAGCACGAGGGCACGCTGCTGGTGCAGCAGGCCGAGGACGACGGGCGGGCCGTGCGCGCGGTGGCCGCGATCAAAGACCTGAGCATGGTCACGGTCGAGGGGCGCGGCATGATCGGTGTGCCGGGCGTGGCGGCCAAGACCTTCGGCTCGGTGGCGGCGGCGGGGGCCAACGTGCTGATGATCTCGCAGGCCTCCTCCGAGCAGTCGATCTGCTTTGTGGTGCCCGCCGCCTCGGCCAGCGCCACGGTGGCGGCCCTGGAGGATGGGCTGCGCCACGAGCTAGAGCGCCGCGATATCGACCGGATCTGGGCGCGCGAGGGCATTGTGATCGTGACGGCGGTGGGCGCGGGCATGCGCGAGCGCCCCGGCGTGGCCGCCCAGGTGCTCACCTCGCTCTCGTCGCAGGGCATCAACGTGATCGCGATCGCGCAGGGCTCCTCGGAGTGCGCCATCTCGGTGGTGGTGGGCGCGCAGGATGGCGACGCGGCGGTGCGGGCCATCCACGAGCTGGCGATCTAG
- a CDS encoding metallophosphoesterase family protein, producing MRIVIVSDIHSNLVALETVLSAVGSFDQLWNLGDTIGYGPRPNQCMESMRALASVMIAGNHDLGCIGKVDLTDFNTDAKLANLWNGEQLTADNRAALDMLPPSTVVDDRFMVAHGSPRDPVWEYMLARDQAAANFEVCSQQVCFIGHSHVPLIFVKTSDGQYSNPILPTAGDTLQLEDGVRYFINPGSVGQPRNQDPRSAYAILDTDAGSVRFMRIEYDIAKTQRQMREAQLPTALVRRLEFGM from the coding sequence ATGAGAATTGTTATCGTCTCCGACATCCACTCCAACCTAGTAGCCCTTGAGACGGTGCTGAGCGCCGTGGGCAGCTTCGACCAGCTCTGGAACCTTGGCGACACCATTGGCTATGGGCCACGCCCCAACCAGTGCATGGAATCGATGCGCGCGCTGGCATCGGTGATGATCGCTGGCAACCATGATCTGGGCTGCATCGGCAAGGTTGACCTGACCGACTTCAACACCGATGCGAAGCTCGCCAACCTGTGGAACGGCGAGCAGCTGACCGCCGATAATCGCGCGGCGCTCGACATGCTGCCGCCCAGCACGGTGGTGGATGATCGCTTTATGGTGGCCCACGGCAGCCCGCGCGATCCGGTGTGGGAGTATATGCTCGCGCGCGATCAGGCGGCGGCCAACTTCGAGGTGTGCAGCCAGCAGGTCTGCTTTATCGGCCACTCGCATGTGCCGCTGATCTTCGTGAAGACCAGCGATGGCCAGTACAGCAACCCCATCCTGCCCACCGCAGGCGACACGCTGCAGCTTGAGGATGGCGTGCGCTACTTTATCAACCCCGGCAGCGTGGGCCAGCCGCGCAACCAAGATCCGCGCTCGGCCTACGCCATCCTCGATACCGATGCTGGCAGCGTGCGCTTCATGCGGATCGAGTACGATATCGCCAAGACCCAGCGGCAGATGCGCGAGGCCCAGCTGCCCACCGCGCTGGTCCGTCGGCTCGAGTTTGGGATGTGA
- the coaD gene encoding pantetheine-phosphate adenylyltransferase: MTIAVYPGSFDPVTNGHLDIAARAARLFDTVIMAAFDTPNNKRLLFSTEQRLELLREATRDMPNVRVDTYSQLTVDYARSVGASVIVRGLRAVSDFEHEFQLAQINHTLAPDIEHITFMSDQKYTFFSSSTVRELASLNGDVTWLVPPHVVLALKRAYGHE, encoded by the coding sequence GTGACGATCGCCGTCTACCCTGGAAGCTTTGACCCTGTCACCAACGGCCATCTTGACATAGCGGCGCGGGCCGCCCGCCTGTTCGACACCGTGATCATGGCGGCGTTCGACACGCCCAACAATAAGCGGCTGCTGTTCAGCACCGAGCAGCGGCTCGAGCTGCTGCGCGAGGCCACGCGCGACATGCCGAATGTGCGGGTCGACACCTACTCGCAGCTGACGGTTGACTACGCCCGCAGCGTGGGCGCCAGCGTGATCGTGCGCGGCCTGCGCGCCGTGAGCGACTTCGAGCACGAGTTCCAGCTGGCCCAGATCAACCACACCCTGGCCCCCGACATCGAGCACATCACCTTCATGTCGGATCAGAAGTATACCTTCTTCAGCTCAAGCACTGTGCGCGAGCTGGCCTCGCTGAATGGCGATGTGACCTGGCTGGTGCCACCCCACGTGGTGCTGGCCCTCAAGCGCGCCTACGGCCATGAATAG
- a CDS encoding GNAT family N-acetyltransferase, which yields MCSARCGPCVAYERRAMTTPYTIRLVNEDDAAAFRELRLEALRTAPTAFGADAESAAQIPLESWRQRMREQSGGEYEATFVAESGGALVGMSRFFQETGAKERHQAHIYSVYVQPVFRGQGVLAALFRAGFAWAHGRGLRMLKLGVTATNAPAIRAYTKLGFSVYGVDPELLCYQGTYYDELLMYRRVMPDDQ from the coding sequence ATGTGCTCGGCGCGCTGCGGGCCATGCGTGGCATATGAGAGGAGAGCGATGACCACACCCTACACCATCCGCCTGGTGAATGAGGATGACGCGGCGGCCTTCCGCGAGCTGCGGCTGGAGGCGCTACGCACTGCCCCCACCGCCTTCGGGGCCGATGCCGAGAGCGCCGCCCAGATCCCGCTGGAGAGCTGGCGGCAGCGCATGCGCGAGCAGTCGGGCGGCGAGTACGAGGCCACGTTTGTGGCCGAGTCGGGCGGCGCGCTGGTCGGCATGTCGCGCTTCTTCCAGGAGACCGGGGCCAAGGAGCGCCACCAGGCCCATATCTACTCGGTCTATGTGCAGCCCGTCTTCCGGGGCCAGGGCGTGCTGGCCGCGCTGTTCCGCGCTGGGTTCGCCTGGGCGCATGGGCGCGGCCTGCGCATGCTGAAGCTGGGCGTGACCGCCACCAACGCGCCCGCCATCCGCGCCTATACCAAGCTGGGCTTCAGCGTCTATGGCGTCGACCCCGAGCTGCTGTGCTACCAGGGCACCTACTACGACGAGCTGCTGATGTACCGGCGGGTGATGCCGGACGACCAATAA
- the rpmF gene encoding 50S ribosomal protein L32: protein MGAVPKTKVSRHYRGNRRRHLALSAPTLVPCSQCGQLHRAHHVCKSCGTYRGRQVIEIRSKVADDE, encoded by the coding sequence ATGGGTGCTGTACCGAAGACAAAGGTTTCCCGCCACTACCGCGGCAACCGCCGCCGCCACCTCGCGCTGAGCGCGCCGACCCTGGTCCCCTGCTCGCAGTGCGGCCAGCTGCACCGCGCACACCACGTGTGCAAGAGCTGCGGCACCTACCGTGGCCGCCAGGTGATCGAGATCCGCAGCAAGGTTGCGGATGACGAGTAG
- the rsmD gene encoding 16S rRNA (guanine(966)-N(2))-methyltransferase RsmD, with protein MRVITGSAKGHHLKAPKGMGTRPMLDRVKEAVFSVLEGYGPIRGNVLDVFAGTGSLGIECLSRGAAHADFVERNPHVCKIIAENLEHTRFTERGKVHQMPVMRYVTTAKPESKYAIIFMDPPYADPAIEDTIRAVATSGLLDPEGLVIVGHSPRVELADQYEPLRRIKFRRLGDSCFSIFEPDPSGEAAETPAPEGH; from the coding sequence ATGCGAGTGATCACTGGTTCGGCCAAGGGCCACCACCTCAAGGCTCCCAAGGGGATGGGCACACGCCCCATGCTCGATCGGGTGAAGGAGGCGGTGTTCTCGGTGCTGGAGGGCTACGGCCCAATACGCGGCAATGTGCTGGATGTGTTTGCGGGCACTGGCTCGCTGGGCATCGAGTGCCTGTCGCGCGGGGCCGCGCACGCCGACTTCGTCGAGCGCAACCCCCACGTCTGCAAGATCATCGCCGAGAACCTGGAGCACACCCGCTTTACTGAGCGCGGCAAGGTGCACCAGATGCCGGTGATGCGCTATGTGACCACCGCTAAGCCAGAATCGAAGTATGCTATAATCTTCATGGACCCGCCCTACGCAGATCCAGCGATAGAAGATACGATTCGTGCGGTGGCGACATCCGGCCTGCTTGACCCCGAGGGTCTGGTGATCGTTGGCCACTCGCCCCGCGTCGAACTTGCAGATCAGTATGAGCCACTGCGGCGGATCAAGTTCCGTCGGCTCGGCGACTCATGCTTTTCTATTTTCGAGCCAGATCCCTCCGGCGAGGCGGCGGAGACGCCCGCGCCCGAGGGGCACTAA
- a CDS encoding DUF177 domain-containing protein, producing the protein MHINKPLTDLKFNVAQLLREDIGGRRSYTFQEEALLLDEETMLRKIVGEVRFTRTASGVLADADVRGVVETQCIRCLTAVQVPLELAFRDEFHSMVEVNTGSPLPKPAEDDPFFINENHLLDLGEAIREYGLIEMPMRPLCREDCKGLCPQCGVDRNTTQCSCSDDDGDDRLSVLQQLLDKNR; encoded by the coding sequence ATGCACATAAACAAGCCATTAACCGACCTAAAGTTTAACGTCGCGCAGCTGCTGCGCGAGGACATCGGCGGTCGACGGAGCTATACCTTCCAAGAGGAGGCGCTGCTGCTCGACGAGGAGACCATGCTGCGGAAGATCGTGGGCGAGGTTCGCTTCACCCGCACCGCAAGCGGCGTGCTGGCCGATGCCGATGTGCGCGGTGTGGTGGAGACGCAGTGCATCCGCTGCCTCACCGCCGTGCAGGTGCCGCTTGAGCTGGCCTTCCGAGATGAGTTTCACTCGATGGTCGAGGTCAACACCGGCAGCCCGCTGCCCAAGCCAGCCGAGGATGACCCGTTCTTCATCAACGAGAACCACCTGCTGGATCTGGGCGAGGCCATCCGCGAGTACGGCCTGATCGAGATGCCGATGCGCCCGCTCTGCCGCGAGGACTGTAAAGGGTTATGCCCGCAGTGCGGCGTGGATCGCAACACCACCCAGTGCAGCTGCAGCGATGACGATGGCGACGACCGACTAAGTGTACTACAACAACTTTTAGATAAAAACCGATAA
- a CDS encoding GNAT family N-acetyltransferase has translation MFRLTVDSDIELSLPEHHDAPQLFALIDSNRARLRQWLAWVDGVTSPDSLSGYISGARAQWAAEDGYTTLVRYRGELAGSLGQHNLNHTIRAVEMGYWMGEAFGGQGVMTRASRALIEIAFGRQGLNRVEIRAATGNRPSQAVAERLGFVREGQIRDGQWLYDHYVDMYVYGMLARDWGAAA, from the coding sequence ATGTTTCGACTGACGGTGGACTCCGACATCGAGCTGAGCCTGCCCGAGCACCACGACGCGCCGCAGCTCTTCGCGCTGATCGATAGCAACCGCGCGCGCCTGCGCCAGTGGCTGGCCTGGGTGGATGGCGTCACCTCGCCCGATAGCCTCTCGGGCTACATCAGCGGGGCCAGGGCGCAGTGGGCCGCCGAGGATGGCTACACCACGCTGGTGAGGTACCGCGGCGAGCTGGCCGGGTCGCTGGGCCAGCACAACCTGAACCACACCATCCGCGCGGTGGAGATGGGCTACTGGATGGGCGAGGCGTTTGGCGGCCAGGGCGTGATGACGCGGGCCAGCCGCGCGCTGATCGAGATCGCCTTCGGCAGGCAGGGCCTCAACCGCGTGGAGATCCGCGCCGCCACCGGCAACCGGCCTAGCCAGGCCGTGGCCGAGCGGCTGGGCTTCGTGCGCGAGGGCCAGATCCGCGATGGGCAGTGGCTGTACGACCACTACGTCGATATGTATGTCTACGGCATGCTGGCGCGCGACTGGGGCGCGGCGGCCTAG
- a CDS encoding DUF2785 domain-containing protein: MGSGCTTTTSICMSTACWRATGARRPRLRKRPMISHTFWQGILDADGEPPAGRSAEQLLPELLEALASPDPDLRDELAYLLLDTWVHSGRLSPEAMRALTEELAARLLEGIDSPGDDRVFRRTFAALGLAELVGEDNERPFLAEERLRAVFGAALRYLAEERDLRGFVPGKGWAHGVAHVADLLWLLAYSPHLGAADRGRILGGIAARLQAEGEQIFRYSEESRLATAAIGALGRGLPDGVAEAWLDQLTVVGGERLSMASRLDPVGLARYHNVRGFLISLHFQLEHPPESAWPGMAAYLRAQITAPPPAAVALAPHVLGALRAMRGI, translated from the coding sequence ATGGGCAGTGGCTGTACGACCACTACGTCGATATGTATGTCTACGGCATGCTGGCGCGCGACTGGGGCGCGGCGGCCTAGGCTGCGAAAGAGACCCATGATCTCACACACATTCTGGCAGGGCATCCTGGATGCCGATGGCGAGCCGCCTGCGGGCCGCAGCGCCGAGCAGCTGCTGCCCGAGCTGCTGGAGGCGCTGGCCTCGCCCGACCCGGATCTGCGCGACGAGCTGGCTTACCTGCTGCTGGACACCTGGGTGCATAGCGGCAGGCTCTCGCCCGAGGCAATGCGTGCGCTCACCGAGGAGCTGGCCGCGCGGCTGCTGGAGGGAATCGACAGCCCTGGCGACGACCGCGTGTTCCGCCGCACCTTCGCCGCGCTCGGCCTAGCCGAGCTGGTGGGCGAGGACAACGAGCGCCCGTTCCTAGCTGAGGAGCGGCTGCGCGCGGTGTTCGGCGCGGCCCTGCGCTACCTAGCCGAGGAGCGCGACCTGCGCGGCTTTGTGCCGGGCAAGGGCTGGGCGCACGGCGTGGCCCACGTGGCCGACCTGCTGTGGCTGCTGGCCTACAGCCCGCACCTGGGCGCGGCGGATCGGGGCCGCATCCTGGGGGGCATCGCGGCGCGGCTGCAGGCCGAGGGCGAGCAGATCTTCCGCTACAGCGAGGAGAGCAGGCTGGCCACGGCGGCTATCGGTGCGCTGGGCCGGGGCCTGCCGGATGGCGTGGCCGAGGCCTGGCTCGACCAGCTGACCGTGGTGGGCGGCGAGCGCCTGAGCATGGCCTCGCGGCTGGACCCGGTGGGGCTGGCGCGCTACCACAACGTGCGCGGCTTCCTGATCAGCCTGCACTTCCAGCTGGAGCACCCGCCCGAGTCGGCATGGCCGGGCATGGCGGCCTACCTGCGCGCGCAGATCACCGCGCCGCCGCCCGCAGCCGTGGCGCTTGCGCCGCATGTGCTCGGCGCGCTGCGGGCCATGCGTGGCATATGA
- the fabD gene encoding ACP S-malonyltransferase, with amino-acid sequence MTTAFVFPGQGAQAVGMGRDLASAEAARQVFALADATLGLAISRLCFEGPEQDLTATENAQPALLTMSVAVLAALAGGLDRIPAFVAERAQALAGHSLGEYSALVAAGALDFPSALRLVRRRGELMAQASGGAMAAIIGLDEGPLEQICQAASAAHGAVVIANYNSSGQLVISGTAEGVAQAMADAKAQGAKRALPLKVSGAFHSPLMQDAADALAPDLRAAGFRDAAVPVFSNVTAQPLTSAGDFAPELIAQITSPVRWIASAQQMAAGGVTRFVEIGAGSVLAGLLKRITPEATLISVGGAPSVEAFLAAQ; translated from the coding sequence ATGACGACAGCGTTTGTTTTCCCGGGCCAGGGCGCGCAGGCTGTGGGCATGGGCCGCGATCTGGCCAGCGCCGAGGCGGCGCGCCAGGTGTTCGCCCTGGCCGATGCCACCCTGGGCCTCGCGATATCGCGGCTGTGCTTCGAGGGGCCGGAGCAGGATCTGACCGCCACCGAGAATGCCCAGCCCGCCCTGCTGACCATGAGCGTGGCCGTGCTGGCCGCGCTGGCGGGCGGCCTCGACCGCATTCCGGCCTTTGTGGCCGAGCGCGCCCAGGCGCTGGCTGGGCACAGCCTGGGCGAGTACAGCGCGCTGGTGGCCGCCGGGGCGCTCGACTTCCCCAGCGCGCTGCGGCTGGTGCGGCGGCGCGGCGAGCTGATGGCCCAGGCCAGCGGCGGCGCGATGGCCGCGATCATCGGCCTGGATGAGGGGCCCCTGGAGCAGATCTGCCAGGCCGCCAGCGCCGCCCACGGCGCGGTGGTGATCGCCAACTACAACTCGTCGGGCCAGCTGGTGATCAGCGGCACCGCCGAGGGCGTGGCCCAGGCCATGGCCGACGCCAAGGCCCAGGGGGCCAAGCGCGCGCTGCCGCTGAAGGTGAGCGGGGCCTTCCACTCGCCGCTGATGCAGGATGCCGCCGACGCGCTCGCGCCCGACCTGCGCGCGGCGGGGTTCCGCGATGCCGCCGTGCCGGTGTTCTCGAATGTGACCGCGCAGCCGCTGACATCGGCGGGCGATTTTGCCCCCGAGCTGATCGCCCAGATCACCTCGCCGGTGCGCTGGATCGCCTCGGCCCAGCAGATGGCGGCGGGCGGCGTGACCCGATTTGTGGAGATCGGCGCGGGCAGCGTGCTGGCGGGCCTGCTGAAGCGGATCACGCCCGAGGCCACGCTGATCTCGGTGGGCGGCGCGCCGAGCGTTGAGGCATTTCTCGCAGCACAATGA